The following are encoded in a window of Arthrobacter sp. OAP107 genomic DNA:
- a CDS encoding o-succinylbenzoate synthase: MPVQYPPLEELLSSARVVVLPMRVKFRGILERETLLLRGPLGWGEFGAFPEYGDAEASRWLAAAIEAGWHGFPEPLRTRIPVNATVPAITADRVPDILDRFGRVDAVKVKVAERGQTLDDDAARVAAVRAALPGAAIRVDANGGWDVPAAVAALTRLAAVGLEYAEQPVPQIEGLAEVRRRLRAAGVPVLIAADESVRKEDDPLRVARAGAADLLVVKVAPLGGVRRALELVAEAGMPAVVSSALDTSVGIRAGLALAAALPELPYACGLGTVSLLEADVIGTPLVADDGAITLRDAVADEGLLEQYAAPAERRDWWLSRLRRAYAHLPAPS, encoded by the coding sequence ATGCCTGTCCAGTACCCGCCCCTCGAGGAGCTGCTCTCTTCCGCCCGGGTGGTGGTTCTGCCCATGCGGGTGAAGTTCCGCGGGATCCTGGAACGCGAAACGCTGCTCCTCCGCGGCCCGCTGGGATGGGGCGAGTTCGGCGCCTTCCCGGAGTACGGCGATGCTGAGGCCTCCCGCTGGCTCGCCGCGGCCATCGAAGCCGGCTGGCACGGTTTCCCGGAACCGCTGCGGACCCGCATCCCCGTCAATGCGACCGTGCCCGCCATCACGGCTGACCGGGTGCCGGACATACTGGACCGGTTCGGCCGCGTGGACGCCGTTAAGGTCAAGGTGGCGGAACGCGGGCAGACGCTCGACGACGACGCCGCCCGGGTCGCCGCTGTCCGTGCCGCCCTTCCGGGTGCTGCCATCCGGGTGGACGCCAACGGCGGCTGGGACGTTCCTGCTGCGGTGGCGGCGCTGACCCGGCTGGCCGCCGTCGGGCTCGAATACGCTGAGCAGCCCGTGCCGCAGATCGAGGGCCTGGCGGAGGTTCGCCGCCGGCTGCGTGCGGCGGGGGTGCCGGTGCTGATCGCGGCGGACGAAAGCGTCCGCAAGGAGGACGACCCCCTCAGGGTGGCGCGGGCCGGCGCCGCCGATCTCCTCGTGGTGAAGGTGGCGCCGCTCGGGGGAGTCCGGCGCGCCCTGGAGCTGGTCGCGGAGGCGGGGATGCCCGCCGTCGTGAGTTCCGCCCTCGACACTTCGGTGGGGATAAGGGCCGGGCTTGCGCTCGCCGCCGCGCTGCCGGAACTGCCTTATGCCTGCGGGCTGGGTACGGTCTCGCTGCTTGAAGCGGACGTGATTGGAACGCCCCTGGTGGCCGACGACGGCGCCATCACCTTGCGCGATGCGGTCGCCGACGAGGGGCTGCTTGAGCAGTATGCCGCCCCGGCTGAGCGCCGGGACTGGTGGCTCTCCCGGCTCCGCCGCGCCTACGCTCACCTCCCCGCCCCCTCGTAG
- a CDS encoding PhoX family phosphatase yields MSEISGRKFALLPMLGHTKGKRSPITCALKCDNACAGDVCNTSSNSYFRDIASTTLSRRAALGFGAAGALAVVLGGAVTSGEKAVADDGTGLSAAAKNGFGPGASKLQFTAIPAVASDVDALTVPAGFTWQPVIRWGDPIFNDAPAFELGSQTAAAQERQFGYNNDYSDILEIPGSKGRRALLFANHEYTNENIMFPASMPAEQVRAVGAAAHGLTVVELERKNKNKPWSYVQGAPLNRRYLNSTRYELTGPVAGSDLVKTVADPEGRWINGTLGNCSGGTTPWGTILSGEENFNGYFVAPGTSATDKRYGLTNKATARQWELDDPRFNANNTGYENETNRFGWIVEVDPFDPTSTPKKHSSLGRFKHEGANVILAESGHVVAYMGDDERFDYLYKFVSKAKYREGDRKHNMTLLSEGDLYVAKFTGNAPAAEIDGKGSVPSDGSFDGTGEWLPLVVGGKSMVAGMSLEEVLVYTRLAADKVGPTKMDRCEDVQPSLHTGKVYVACTNNSDRGKPGKEGATEVNPRNENRDGHIVEITETGDQTSTRFSWNLLMVCGDPSTGDVTYFSGFPADQVSPISCPDNLAFDSVGNLWISTDGAPSGIGKADGLFKVTLAGPERGRVEQFLAVPRDAETCGPIVHDTERSVFVSVQHPGEEGTFEAPHSYFPDYVAAGATPRPGQVRAPRPAVVQVFPS; encoded by the coding sequence ATGTCTGAAATCTCCGGACGCAAGTTCGCCCTGCTGCCCATGCTCGGGCACACCAAAGGCAAACGCAGCCCCATCACCTGCGCCCTCAAGTGCGACAACGCCTGCGCGGGCGATGTCTGCAACACGAGCTCGAACAGCTACTTCCGCGACATCGCCTCCACCACGCTGTCCCGCCGCGCCGCCCTGGGCTTCGGCGCCGCCGGTGCCCTCGCCGTCGTACTTGGCGGTGCCGTAACGTCCGGCGAGAAGGCCGTCGCCGACGACGGAACGGGACTGTCCGCCGCCGCGAAGAACGGCTTTGGCCCGGGGGCGTCCAAGCTGCAGTTCACCGCCATCCCCGCCGTTGCATCCGACGTCGACGCCCTGACCGTGCCGGCAGGCTTCACCTGGCAGCCCGTGATCCGCTGGGGCGACCCGATCTTCAACGACGCCCCGGCGTTTGAACTCGGCAGCCAGACCGCCGCTGCCCAGGAGCGGCAGTTCGGCTACAACAACGACTACTCGGACATCCTCGAGATCCCCGGCAGCAAGGGCCGCCGCGCGCTGCTGTTCGCGAACCACGAATACACGAACGAGAACATCATGTTCCCGGCAAGCATGCCCGCCGAACAGGTGCGCGCGGTGGGCGCGGCTGCCCACGGCCTGACCGTCGTCGAGCTGGAGCGCAAGAACAAGAACAAGCCGTGGAGCTACGTCCAGGGCGCACCGCTGAACCGCCGCTACCTGAACAGCACCCGCTACGAGCTGACCGGCCCGGTTGCCGGCTCGGATCTGGTTAAGACCGTGGCCGACCCCGAGGGCCGCTGGATCAATGGCACGCTGGGCAACTGCTCCGGCGGAACCACCCCATGGGGCACCATCCTCTCGGGCGAGGAAAACTTTAACGGCTACTTCGTTGCTCCGGGCACGTCCGCCACGGACAAGCGCTACGGCCTCACCAACAAGGCCACGGCGCGGCAGTGGGAGCTGGATGATCCCCGCTTCAACGCCAACAACACCGGCTACGAAAACGAAACCAACCGCTTCGGCTGGATTGTGGAGGTGGATCCGTTCGACCCGACGTCCACGCCGAAGAAGCACTCTTCCCTGGGCCGCTTCAAGCATGAGGGTGCCAATGTGATCCTGGCCGAGTCCGGCCACGTGGTTGCCTACATGGGCGACGACGAGCGCTTCGACTACCTCTACAAGTTCGTCTCCAAGGCCAAGTACCGCGAGGGCGACCGCAAGCACAACATGACGCTCCTGTCCGAGGGCGACCTGTACGTTGCGAAGTTCACCGGCAACGCCCCGGCCGCGGAGATCGACGGCAAGGGCTCCGTTCCGTCCGACGGCTCCTTCGACGGCACCGGCGAATGGCTGCCCCTGGTGGTCGGCGGCAAATCCATGGTTGCCGGCATGTCCCTCGAGGAAGTCCTCGTGTACACGCGACTGGCTGCGGACAAGGTGGGTCCCACCAAGATGGACCGCTGCGAGGATGTCCAGCCGAGCCTGCACACGGGCAAGGTCTACGTTGCGTGCACGAACAACTCGGACCGCGGCAAGCCGGGCAAGGAAGGCGCCACCGAGGTCAACCCGCGCAACGAGAACCGCGACGGCCATATCGTGGAAATCACGGAGACCGGCGACCAGACCTCCACCAGGTTCAGCTGGAACCTGCTGATGGTCTGCGGTGATCCCTCCACCGGCGACGTCACCTACTTCTCCGGCTTCCCGGCCGACCAGGTCTCGCCGATTTCCTGCCCGGACAACCTTGCATTCGACTCCGTGGGCAACCTCTGGATCTCCACCGACGGCGCCCCGTCCGGCATCGGCAAGGCGGACGGTCTGTTCAAGGTCACCCTGGCGGGCCCCGAGCGCGGCCGCGTGGAGCAGTTCCTCGCCGTTCCCCGCGACGCCGAAACCTGCGGACCGATCGTCCACGACACCGAGCGCAGCGTTTTCGTCTCCGTGCAGCACCCGGGCGAGGAGGGCACCTTCGAGGCCCCGCACTCCTATTTCCCGGACTACGTTGCCGCCGGCGCGACGCCCCGCCCCGGCCAGGTCCGGGCTCCCCGCCCGGCCGTGGTCCAGGTGTTCCCCTCGTAG